From the genome of Thermococcus chitonophagus, one region includes:
- the cas1b gene encoding type I-B CRISPR-associated endonuclease Cas1b has product MRKKPLTILSDGILLRRENTLYFENEKGRKPLAIEGIYDIYIYGHVTITSQALHYLAQKGIVVHFFNHYGFYDGSFYPRETLLSGDLIIKQAKHYLEGEKRMKLAKAFVWGGAKNMERNLRRWKVKANFSEELEELKSAEKITEIMNVEARIREKYYASWDETLPDGFKIVKRTRRPPRNEMNALISFLNSRLYAMIISEIYNTQLAPTISYLHEPYERRFSLALDISEIFKPVIVDRIANRLVKQRVMRKEHFREDMNGVLLTEDGMKRVIQEYNKELSSSVKHPKLKKNVTKQRLVRLECYKLIKHLVGLEEYKPLVAWF; this is encoded by the coding sequence ATGAGGAAGAAACCCCTGACTATACTATCTGATGGTATCCTTTTGAGAAGGGAAAACACGCTCTACTTCGAGAATGAGAAGGGCAGGAAGCCCCTAGCGATTGAGGGCATATATGACATCTACATCTACGGTCACGTCACGATAACATCTCAAGCACTGCACTACCTTGCCCAGAAAGGCATCGTTGTCCACTTCTTCAACCACTACGGCTTTTATGATGGAAGCTTTTACCCCAGGGAGACCCTTCTTTCCGGAGATTTGATAATAAAGCAGGCCAAACATTACCTCGAGGGAGAAAAAAGGATGAAGCTTGCAAAGGCCTTCGTCTGGGGAGGAGCCAAGAACATGGAAAGGAACCTAAGAAGGTGGAAAGTCAAAGCCAATTTCAGCGAAGAGCTTGAAGAGCTCAAGAGTGCTGAGAAGATAACAGAAATCATGAATGTTGAGGCAAGAATAAGGGAGAAGTACTACGCATCCTGGGACGAAACGCTTCCAGATGGCTTTAAGATTGTAAAGAGGACAAGGAGACCACCAAGGAATGAGATGAACGCTCTGATAAGCTTCCTAAATTCAAGGCTCTATGCAATGATTATCAGTGAGATATACAACACCCAGCTCGCTCCAACTATAAGCTACCTCCACGAGCCGTACGAGAGAAGGTTTTCCCTGGCCTTGGATATAAGCGAGATCTTCAAGCCGGTAATCGTGGATAGAATTGCAAACAGGCTGGTCAAGCAGAGAGTAATGAGGAAAGAGCACTTCAGGGAGGACATGAATGGAGTTTTGCTAACGGAGGATGGCATGAAGAGGGTTATACAGGAGTACAATAAGGAGCTGAGCTCTTCGGTAAAGCATCCAAAGCTGAAGAAGAACGTTACGAAGCAGAGGCTGGTAAGGCTTGAGTGCTACAAGTTGATAAAACACCTCGTTGGGCTGGAAGAGTATAAACCACTAGTTGCTTGGTTCTAA
- the cas4 gene encoding CRISPR-associated protein Cas4: protein MEDYPIPNLFIRGTEVNYLFVCPTKLWFFTHGITMEQESEWVDLGRFLHEQRYANEEKEVLIGPIRIDFIRKGDVVEVHEVKMGKTIEKAHEMQALYYLYYLKKLGINAKAILHYPKLNEKKEITLEGGEKEVEDALLQVEVIKSSSRPPKPVKKSICNSCAYKELCWG from the coding sequence ATGGAGGATTATCCCATACCTAACCTTTTTATTCGGGGAACTGAGGTAAACTACCTCTTCGTCTGCCCAACGAAGCTCTGGTTCTTCACTCACGGGATCACGATGGAGCAGGAGAGCGAGTGGGTAGACCTAGGGAGATTCTTGCATGAGCAACGCTACGCCAACGAGGAAAAGGAGGTTCTAATTGGGCCGATAAGAATAGACTTCATCAGGAAGGGAGACGTTGTGGAAGTTCACGAGGTTAAGATGGGCAAAACCATAGAGAAAGCTCACGAGATGCAGGCTCTGTATTACCTCTATTATCTGAAGAAGCTCGGAATAAATGCCAAGGCTATCCTGCACTATCCGAAGCTAAATGAAAAGAAGGAGATAACACTCGAGGGAGGAGAGAAGGAGGTTGAAGATGCGCTCCTCCAGGTTGAAGTTATAAAATCCTCCTCCCGTCCCCCTAAGCCCGTGAAGAAGTCTATCTGCAACTCTTGTGCATATAAGGAGCTTTGTTGGGGATGA
- a CDS encoding CRISPR-associated helicase/endonuclease Cas3, which produces MKPCYAKFNPHEFLECHVGDAVNVLKSIKENFTWLPDEVFELAFYSLVLHDVGKCSGFQDGPRKWSYRHEILSVPFVQFLSIDERGRNLIALAILTHHKFLKEIDPYLPRIPDTPPFMDFEDKVQELENFEEYIENHFLPKVEALEEYFFGKRFGRLKLPENWLERLTDFNFQKLIDWYEENLGRERTLMTLLKGLVNACDHLASAGETGILLLPSIEDRLFAFLPQEYLRPVQREAWNAEGNLLLRAPTGYGKTEAALLWADRNSIKRKKKITSRIFYILPYKASINAMHRRLLSIFHDPSLIGVLHSSYSFYLYSSALEYRRLSSLYRKIYTPLKVTTPFQVMKAFFGVGFHEMLKTELTGSLLIFDEIHAHEPNVFGIILAILGQLDGLKAKALVMTATLPDFLEELIKETIHPGEVKVPPEEADKFTRHRIRIIDGSMDRIEEIIDKLPKPVLVACNTVDRAIETYTKLKNLGLRVLLLHSRFTHGDREEKERLVIEHMNEFDAVVATQVVEVSLDVSFATIVTEPAPLDALIQRFGRVNRRGFGKPVDVYVLTRGSEGDKKVYKPYSVVQRTVKILESLDDEVLWESKVPKLVSDAYRGVARELRKKIEKYRGMAEEVFESVKPMQIGESEERFYEMFEGFEAVPSVYQGKVQELLDKGLGIEVYRYLVPVPLWLFMSQREQFHHLSSRGPGKHIIVVELEYSPELGLLREHVEEGEIL; this is translated from the coding sequence ATGAAGCCCTGCTATGCAAAGTTCAATCCCCACGAGTTCCTAGAGTGCCACGTGGGAGATGCTGTAAATGTCCTCAAGAGCATTAAGGAGAACTTTACATGGTTGCCAGATGAAGTGTTTGAGCTTGCCTTTTACTCCTTAGTCCTGCACGACGTTGGGAAGTGTTCGGGTTTTCAAGACGGCCCAAGGAAGTGGAGCTATAGGCATGAAATACTCTCGGTTCCCTTCGTTCAGTTCCTAAGCATAGATGAGAGGGGGAGAAACCTTATAGCCCTAGCAATACTGACCCACCACAAATTCTTAAAGGAGATAGACCCTTACCTCCCTAGGATTCCAGATACACCTCCCTTTATGGACTTTGAAGACAAGGTTCAGGAGCTTGAAAATTTCGAGGAATATATTGAGAATCACTTTCTCCCAAAGGTTGAGGCTCTAGAGGAATACTTCTTCGGGAAAAGGTTTGGAAGGCTTAAGCTCCCTGAGAACTGGCTTGAGAGGCTTACTGACTTTAATTTTCAGAAACTAATTGATTGGTATGAGGAGAACCTCGGGAGAGAAAGAACGCTCATGACTCTCCTGAAGGGCCTAGTCAACGCGTGCGATCACTTGGCTTCCGCCGGTGAGACCGGCATTCTCCTCCTTCCAAGCATTGAGGACAGACTCTTTGCTTTCCTGCCTCAGGAATACCTCAGGCCAGTGCAGAGGGAGGCCTGGAACGCCGAGGGAAACTTGCTTTTGAGGGCTCCAACGGGCTACGGAAAGACCGAAGCTGCATTGCTGTGGGCTGATAGAAATTCCATTAAGAGGAAGAAAAAGATAACGAGCAGGATATTCTACATCCTACCCTACAAGGCTAGCATAAATGCCATGCACCGTAGGTTGCTTTCTATCTTCCACGATCCAAGCCTTATTGGGGTTCTCCACAGCTCCTATTCCTTCTACCTTTACTCTTCTGCCTTGGAATACAGAAGGCTCAGCTCCCTCTACAGGAAGATCTACACACCACTGAAGGTGACAACTCCCTTCCAAGTAATGAAGGCGTTCTTTGGAGTTGGATTCCACGAGATGCTGAAGACGGAACTTACGGGCTCCTTGCTGATATTCGACGAGATACATGCGCATGAGCCAAACGTATTCGGAATCATTTTGGCTATCCTTGGTCAGCTTGATGGTCTCAAAGCGAAGGCGCTGGTAATGACTGCAACCCTTCCAGATTTTCTTGAGGAACTGATAAAGGAAACCATACATCCTGGAGAAGTGAAAGTGCCGCCTGAAGAAGCAGATAAGTTCACTAGGCATAGAATCAGGATCATTGATGGGAGTATGGACAGGATTGAGGAGATAATAGACAAGCTCCCAAAGCCGGTTCTCGTAGCGTGCAACACCGTTGACAGGGCCATTGAAACATATACTAAGCTCAAGAACCTGGGTCTTAGGGTTCTCCTCCTCCACAGCAGATTCACTCACGGGGACAGGGAGGAAAAGGAGAGACTAGTCATTGAGCACATGAACGAGTTCGATGCTGTGGTTGCTACTCAGGTTGTAGAGGTTTCCCTCGACGTCAGCTTCGCGACGATAGTTACCGAGCCTGCTCCTCTGGATGCTCTAATTCAGAGGTTTGGGAGAGTTAACAGGAGAGGATTTGGAAAGCCCGTGGACGTTTACGTCTTAACAAGGGGTTCAGAAGGAGATAAAAAGGTGTACAAACCGTACTCAGTAGTTCAAAGGACGGTTAAGATCCTAGAATCTCTTGATGATGAAGTCTTGTGGGAGTCAAAAGTTCCTAAACTGGTTAGTGATGCCTACAGAGGAGTTGCAAGGGAGCTCAGAAAGAAAATAGAAAAGTATAGGGGAATGGCCGAGGAAGTCTTTGAGAGCGTTAAGCCAATGCAGATCGGCGAAAGTGAGGAAAGATTTTATGAGATGTTTGAGGGCTTTGAGGCTGTTCCTAGCGTCTATCAGGGTAAAGTTCAGGAGTTGCTGGATAAAGGCCTTGGAATTGAAGTATATAGGTACCTCGTTCCAGTACCATTATGGCTCTTCATGAGCCAGAGGGAGCAGTTCCACCACCTTAGCTCTAGGGGCCCAGGGAAGCATATAATAGTGGTGGAACTTGAGTACAGTCCAGAGCTTGGACTATTAAGAGAGCACGTTGAAGAGGGAGAAATACTATAG
- the cas5b gene encoding type I-B CRISPR-associated protein Cas5b, with protein MIRVKLKAWTASFRFPTFQSGYQPILPVPPPSTIQGILSAAKGEPIYLTGLPYMGYVFRSEGIGVDLERIYALGKVETDIIRREFHYNAELYLYLPDEWEKIFRKPRYQLLMGRSSDIATVEEIRRVDLEEKEAVLGGTVVPVELGIPGIVHALVVEFDYTSTPRKARLVKPFIILPYPRTRAERKRQTAKAFYDPDLDSGVYLHRWSK; from the coding sequence ATGATAAGAGTGAAGCTTAAGGCGTGGACTGCCTCATTTAGATTTCCCACTTTTCAATCAGGGTACCAACCCATACTGCCCGTCCCTCCGCCCTCTACAATACAGGGAATACTTTCGGCTGCTAAAGGGGAGCCTATCTACCTCACCGGTCTGCCATATATGGGCTATGTATTCAGGAGTGAGGGAATTGGGGTAGATCTTGAAAGAATCTATGCATTGGGCAAGGTTGAAACAGACATAATAAGGAGAGAGTTCCACTACAACGCCGAGCTCTACCTTTATCTCCCCGATGAGTGGGAGAAGATCTTCAGGAAGCCTAGGTATCAGCTCCTTATGGGCAGGTCGAGCGATATAGCAACCGTCGAGGAAATAAGGAGAGTTGACCTTGAAGAAAAAGAAGCCGTCTTAGGCGGAACAGTTGTGCCCGTGGAGCTCGGGATTCCTGGGATAGTGCATGCTCTCGTGGTGGAGTTTGACTACACCTCAACTCCGAGAAAAGCCAGATTAGTCAAGCCATTCATTATCCTCCCCTACCCCAGGACAAGGGCCGAAAGAAAGCGGCAAACTGCAAAGGCTTTTTACGATCCTGATCTTGATAGTGGAGTTTATCTCCACAGGTGGAGCAAATGA
- the cas7i gene encoding type I-B CRISPR-associated protein Cas7/Cst2/DevR, producing MRFATGLVLIDAPASALNMLGIDESLPDRNVTRVKTLRRGGRRYPYVSPQAWRYWWRFTLKEYFKWELSPLFREQKQVFTAANPLKYPDDDVFGYMRAFKKGGINVSVTRISPLKNTPLISVLPDRSSLTVDEGYASRHEGDPVPYSQEFYSTIFKGAFSLDLESVGRFTLISKAGFKNLLTWDDIPKDKKGNPKKGTEEIAEEIKEMERLAKELGVQKTEKEWLMPPDIRKKRATDAIKALHLLTGGAKQTQYHTDVTPKFVLLLNIDAGINPFISNVVFEEGGEVKVDAGALASRLADIGDLIPEGAKLYLGYDKGFVKSLGWNVEEIRNILEGAEIMVSVGTVKKAVEDFAKEVEDYYG from the coding sequence ATGAGGTTTGCTACTGGTTTGGTTTTGATAGATGCTCCAGCATCCGCCCTGAACATGCTAGGGATAGACGAAAGCCTCCCGGACAGAAACGTCACCAGAGTAAAGACCCTCAGAAGAGGTGGAAGGAGATATCCCTATGTATCTCCACAGGCTTGGCGCTACTGGTGGCGCTTTACCCTTAAGGAGTACTTCAAATGGGAGCTTTCCCCTCTCTTTAGAGAGCAGAAGCAGGTATTCACAGCTGCAAATCCATTGAAGTACCCTGATGACGACGTCTTTGGATACATGAGGGCTTTTAAAAAGGGAGGAATAAACGTTAGCGTTACTAGAATTTCTCCGCTTAAGAACACTCCTTTAATTTCAGTTCTGCCTGATAGGAGCTCTTTAACGGTGGATGAGGGATACGCCTCGAGACATGAAGGTGATCCTGTTCCATATAGTCAAGAATTCTACTCTACGATTTTCAAGGGAGCATTCTCCCTAGATTTAGAGTCCGTAGGCAGGTTCACGTTGATAAGCAAGGCTGGGTTTAAGAACTTGTTAACTTGGGATGATATCCCCAAGGACAAAAAGGGTAATCCAAAGAAGGGGACTGAGGAGATAGCAGAAGAAATAAAGGAAATGGAGAGGCTCGCTAAAGAACTTGGTGTCCAAAAGACTGAAAAAGAGTGGTTAATGCCTCCAGACATCAGAAAAAAGCGTGCCACCGATGCAATTAAGGCCCTGCACTTACTTACTGGGGGAGCGAAGCAGACTCAGTACCACACAGACGTAACTCCTAAGTTCGTTCTTTTACTCAACATTGACGCTGGCATAAATCCATTCATAAGCAATGTAGTGTTCGAGGAAGGTGGAGAAGTGAAGGTTGATGCAGGAGCCTTAGCATCAAGGCTTGCTGACATCGGAGACTTAATTCCTGAGGGGGCTAAACTCTACCTCGGCTATGATAAGGGATTCGTCAAGTCTCTGGGCTGGAATGTCGAGGAGATTAGGAACATCCTAGAGGGAGCAGAGATCATGGTTTCAGTAGGAACTGTCAAAAAGGCTGTAGAGGACTTTGCTAAGGAAGTTGAGGACTACTACGGGTGA
- the cmr6 gene encoding type III-B CRISPR module RAMP protein Cmr6 translates to MLREVLREAVKARSLNLSLYLNKYPPYILFPEVLTRFNDVVMSSGGLRRLSIFLLDKEFLEVERDPGRQDVVKFFENAIQGKLKDIQLSYSVKLSKDELAPYEKFFDKWVELLCNRISPKTPEIFETESRLVVGLGDESIYETSIRLLRNYGVPYIPGSALKGVSRLWSIYILADLLKKEEVYSNVDFYTLAEKVQRALDGRDEEFYKKLVSTNLEDESLSNVFRVSKLSEAVKLVREIFGTTETQGSVVFFDALPLPESLKEKPALELDIMNPHYPNYYQGNEPPGDWQDPRPLFFLTVPRGVRFAVAVAPRDESTENLVKVAFGLLTQALQGLGVGAKTSLGYGRLKLEGV, encoded by the coding sequence ATGCTCAGAGAGGTCCTTAGGGAGGCAGTGAAAGCTAGATCCTTAAACCTCTCCCTTTACCTGAACAAATATCCACCCTATATTCTCTTTCCCGAAGTTCTGACAAGATTCAATGATGTCGTAATGTCTAGTGGCGGTCTTAGGCGATTGAGCATTTTCCTTCTTGATAAGGAGTTTCTAGAGGTAGAGAGGGACCCTGGGAGGCAAGATGTTGTTAAGTTCTTCGAAAATGCCATACAGGGGAAACTAAAGGATATTCAGCTTAGCTATTCGGTAAAACTATCAAAAGACGAGCTAGCTCCGTATGAAAAATTTTTTGACAAATGGGTTGAACTATTATGCAATCGTATTTCCCCTAAAACTCCGGAAATTTTTGAGACGGAATCAAGGCTCGTCGTTGGTTTGGGAGACGAAAGCATATATGAAACAAGTATAAGGCTCCTGAGGAATTATGGAGTTCCTTATATCCCAGGGTCTGCTTTAAAAGGAGTTAGCAGGCTCTGGTCCATCTACATACTTGCAGATCTCCTCAAGAAGGAAGAAGTGTATAGTAATGTAGATTTTTACACCCTGGCTGAAAAAGTGCAGAGGGCCTTAGATGGGCGCGATGAAGAATTCTATAAGAAATTGGTATCAACTAATTTGGAAGATGAGTCGTTGTCCAATGTATTTAGAGTCTCTAAGCTTTCAGAAGCCGTTAAACTCGTTAGAGAAATATTCGGAACAACCGAAACCCAGGGTAGCGTTGTGTTCTTTGACGCGTTGCCTCTGCCTGAATCCTTAAAAGAAAAGCCTGCTCTTGAGCTTGACATAATGAACCCCCACTATCCCAATTACTACCAAGGAAATGAGCCCCCAGGAGACTGGCAAGATCCCCGTCCGCTGTTCTTTCTCACGGTTCCGAGGGGTGTTAGATTTGCCGTAGCAGTTGCTCCCAGGGATGAATCCACAGAAAACCTTGTCAAGGTAGCGTTTGGGCTTCTAACCCAAGCGTTGCAGGGGCTTGGGGTCGGGGCAAAAACCTCCCTAGGATATGGTAGATTAAAGCTCGAGGGGGTGTGA
- the cmr5 gene encoding type III-B CRISPR module-associated protein Cmr5 — protein MNMKTLEQKRADFAFGVVEMIATLKNMEREKLLRTLVEFISPDSGSSSNYNEFYKEFLAVKGQDIDPEKFGKELEEKMSSYISKAPVLVLTNGLGQTMAFFASKAEERPFKIPRLANDFLNAKKEHESVKDELKWIMEHGKSEEEKKKAEKELEQLKKKVMNSANRVKSFLLNPSTTAYLILYASIQKWLWKRDIIPENKDFLEWFTKDADSLVLIQATREVLELLKWMVRFADAMLEGE, from the coding sequence ATGAACATGAAAACCCTTGAGCAGAAAAGGGCCGACTTTGCCTTTGGAGTCGTAGAGATGATAGCAACGTTGAAGAACATGGAGAGGGAAAAACTCCTCAGAACCCTTGTAGAATTTATATCCCCAGATTCTGGCTCTAGCTCCAACTATAATGAGTTCTATAAAGAGTTTTTAGCTGTCAAAGGACAGGATATCGACCCCGAAAAGTTTGGAAAGGAGCTTGAAGAGAAGATGTCCTCTTATATCTCAAAGGCTCCTGTCCTTGTACTGACAAATGGTTTGGGACAGACAATGGCATTTTTTGCATCAAAAGCAGAGGAAAGACCTTTCAAAATACCTAGACTAGCTAATGACTTCCTAAATGCAAAAAAGGAGCATGAATCGGTAAAAGACGAACTAAAGTGGATTATGGAGCACGGAAAGAGTGAAGAAGAAAAGAAAAAAGCAGAAAAAGAACTCGAACAGTTAAAGAAAAAAGTCATGAATTCGGCAAATAGAGTTAAGTCATTCCTACTTAATCCATCAACTACCGCTTACTTAATCCTCTATGCATCAATTCAAAAATGGCTTTGGAAGAGAGATATAATTCCAGAGAATAAGGACTTTTTGGAGTGGTTTACTAAAGATGCTGACTCTTTAGTGCTTATCCAAGCAACTAGAGAGGTTCTTGAGCTTTTGAAGTGGATGGTTAGATTTGCGGACGCCATGCTGGAGGGGGAGTAA
- the cmr4 gene encoding type III-B CRISPR module RAMP protein Cmr4, which yields MNETFLFFGFYGLTPIHAGSGAELSVVDLPIQRERHTGFPTIWGQSLKGVLRSEFRRKELLGELNSECGDWKTSAEKYILGMSDKESGSMDEAQRKNLERYKEDVEKNSRDPPLTEIIFGPATTAASEHAGAVSVGDARVLLFPVRSLKGVFAYVTCPMVLRRLVEDLKFATREDDSELQALEKIVRDIESSFEMSVNSQSDDKIPAFILGSELRLPENVAVLEDIELHNVNTEIKIDFETLFDQLKGLFPGLLTEEDLRKRLAIVPDEIFRNFVLLTTEIVARIRINAKTGTVEKGGLWYEEFLPADTVMYSLVAVNNPKVKKNELPDCLNGDNPAGKIAKILQTTFNSAFLQIGGDETVGKGFVKVSVAFPEVSIDEHENP from the coding sequence ATGAATGAAACCTTCCTCTTTTTCGGTTTCTATGGTTTAACACCAATCCACGCAGGAAGTGGGGCAGAGCTTAGTGTTGTTGATCTGCCAATTCAGAGGGAGCGCCACACCGGCTTCCCAACTATCTGGGGCCAGAGTCTTAAGGGTGTTCTAAGGAGCGAGTTCAGGAGGAAAGAGCTTCTAGGGGAGTTAAATAGTGAGTGTGGCGACTGGAAAACCTCAGCAGAGAAATATATCTTGGGCATGAGCGACAAAGAATCCGGGAGCATGGATGAGGCACAGAGGAAAAATCTTGAGAGATACAAGGAGGATGTAGAAAAGAACTCGCGAGATCCACCACTCACTGAAATAATATTCGGGCCGGCAACCACTGCGGCAAGTGAGCATGCGGGGGCAGTAAGCGTTGGAGATGCAAGAGTGTTGCTGTTCCCCGTCAGGAGCCTTAAGGGTGTTTTTGCGTATGTAACATGTCCCATGGTTCTGAGGAGGTTAGTCGAAGATCTCAAGTTTGCAACTAGAGAAGATGATTCTGAGCTCCAAGCTCTTGAAAAAATTGTAAGGGATATTGAAAGTTCATTTGAGATGTCTGTCAATTCACAATCTGATGACAAAATTCCAGCTTTTATTTTGGGAAGTGAGCTTCGTCTTCCAGAGAATGTCGCAGTGTTAGAGGATATAGAACTACATAATGTTAATACAGAAATTAAAATTGACTTTGAAACCCTGTTTGATCAACTCAAAGGGCTGTTCCCTGGGTTATTAACGGAAGAAGACTTGAGAAAGCGTTTGGCTATAGTACCAGATGAAATTTTCCGTAATTTTGTGTTGCTGACTACTGAAATCGTCGCAAGGATTAGAATAAATGCCAAAACTGGCACCGTTGAGAAAGGTGGCCTATGGTATGAAGAGTTTCTGCCAGCAGATACGGTAATGTACTCGTTAGTAGCCGTTAATAACCCCAAGGTTAAGAAAAATGAATTGCCTGATTGTCTAAATGGTGACAATCCAGCCGGAAAGATCGCGAAGATACTGCAGACTACCTTCAATTCTGCATTCCTCCAGATTGGAGGGGACGAAACTGTTGGAAAGGGCTTTGTAAAAGTTTCTGTAGCCTTTCCGGAGGTGAGTATAGATGAACATGAAAACCCTTGA